From the genome of Treponema peruense:
GGGCACAATGACGGCGAGAAGTTCGGAACAAAACTTTTTATAATGAACCCGTCTGACGCGGCACGGCACTCCCTTGAACGGACAGGATTTCTGGATACATTCAATATAATCCATTCTGTAACGGAGGTTGCAGATGCTTCGTAAAAGTGTTGTTTTTGCAGTATTTGTTCCGATTGTATTGATGGCCTGTACAAAACCGGCAAAGGCAGACGCTTCATTACAAAAGGCGCAGAGCGGTACAGAAGCGGCTGTTTCACCTGAATTAAGAAAACTGGACACTGTTCTTTCTGTTATGTCTGAACGTGCAAAAGAGGCTGTTACAATCAGCAGCAAAAAAGAATTTCTTTCTGACCTTGAAGCCGTACTCACTGCAGAAAAAAAATACCGCAGTGATGATTTGCCGCTGTACACACTTATAGACAAGAAAAATCCTGTTTCAGCGGACTATGTTCCCAAAGATCTTGTTCCGCTTGTAAAAAATGATTTGTTCAGCATAAACAGAAATGATCTTTCACTCAGACCCGATGCGTACGAGGCGTTAAAAGAACTTTCTGCAGCAGCTCTTTCTGACGGAATAAAAATTCTTGTAAGTTCAACATACCGTTCCTATAAATATCAGGAAAATCTATTCAATTACTGGGTTTCTGTAGACGGGCTTGAAGAGGCTGAACGTGAAAGTTCGCGTCCTGGAACAAGCCAGCATCAGCTTGGTTCTGTAATAGATTTTGGTTCGATAACCGATGACTTTGCAGAAACAAAAATGGGGCAGTGGATTTATGCAAATGCTTCTGATTACGGATGGTCACTTTCTTTTCCGAAAGGCTACGAAGACGTAACAGGATACCGCTGGGAATGCTGGCACTTCCGCTTTATAGGAAAAGAAGCCTGCGCTTTCCAGAAAAAATATTTTTCCAATATACAGCAGTTTATGCTTGAATTTATAGATATCTGGAAATCGAGCTGAAATAGAAATAAAATGTAAAAATAAAGGGGCTGTCTCGTACTTTTGAGACAGCCCCTCTTTATTTTATTTTGCAACTATATTTACAAGTTTGTCAGGAACAACAACGGTTTTTATTATTGTCTTTCCTTCAAGGAATTTTTTTGCACCGGCAGTTTCAAGAGCCATTTCTTTGAGTGTGTCTCCTGCTGTTCCGGCTGCAGCTTCGAACTTGTCGCGGAGTTTTCCGTTTATCATGACAACAATCTGCTTGCTGTCTTCTTTGCAGAAGTCTTCGCTGAATTCAGGCCACTTTTCGTAGGTAAGGGTTTCTGTGTGTCCCAGTTTCTGCCAGAGTTCTTCTCCCAAATGCGGAGCGTAGCATGCCAGCATCTTTACAAATCCTTCCCACATTGCACGCGGCAGACGGTCAATCTTTGAACACTCATTGATGAAAATCATCATCTGGCTTATGGCCGTGTTGAAGTTAAGTGACGAAGTGTCGTCGGTAACTTTTTTTACGGTTTTGGCATAGGTTTTTCTGAGTGAAACAAGAGCCTTGTCTTCGAGTTTTGCTGTTATGTCAATGTCTTCCACCGGCTTTTCGCTTATGGACCAGATTTTGTCAAGGAAGCGGTTAACGCCTATAAGTCCCTGTGTGTTCCACGGCTTTGATACGGTAAGCGGACCCATGAACATTTCATACATTCTTACAGAGTCTGCCCCGTAAGTTTTGATCATTTCGTCGGGGTTAACGACATTTTTGAGAGACTTGCTCATCTTTGCAACAACGCGCTCAAGTTTCTCATGATCATCCTTTGCTTCGTAGATTCCGCTTCCCGGAGCTGTCTCTTCTACCTGATCAACAGGAACTAGTGATTTGTTTGCCCTCTGGAATGCAAACGATGTAATCATTCCCTGGTTTACAAGTCTGTGGAACGGTTCTTTTGTGCTTACAACACCAAGATCGTAAAGTACCTTGTGCCAGAATCTTGCGTAAAGAAGGTGAAGAACTGCGTGTTCAGCTCCTCCGACATAAAGATCAACAGGCATCCAGTATTTTTCTTTTTCAGAAGATACGAATTCACTGTTGTTTTTTGGGTCAATGTACCTTAAGTAGTACCAGCAGCTTCCTGCCCACTGAGGCATGGTGTTTGTTTCGCGTCTTGCACTTCCACCGCATTTGGGGCATTTGCAGTTAACCCAGTTGTCAATTCCGGCAAGAGGGCTTTCTCCTGTTCCTGTCGGCTGGTAGGTTTTTACATTCGGAAGTTCAAGAGGAAGCTCTTTTTCGTCAAGGGGAACTGTTCCGCATTTGGGGCAGTGAACAAGAGGAATGGGTTCTCCCCAGTATCTTTGTCTGCTGAATACCCAGTCGCGGAGTTTGTAGTTTACGGCTTTTTTTCCTATTCCCTTTTCGCTTATCCACGAAATCATTCCGGGAATTGTCTCTTTTGTAGGAAGTCCCGTGAACTGTTCAGAGTTGATTGCGTATCCGTCTTTTGCAGAAGTGCATTCCGCAGCAACATCAAATACTTCGGGGTGGGCCGCTGCAAGTTTTTTGTATTCTTCCGGATTTTTTGCCGCATTTCTGAGAAGTTCTGCTCCTTTTGCCTCGTCACCGCCGGCGAGTGAAGCAACTTCTTCTTTTGTTGCAACAACTTTTATTATGGGAAGATCAAATTTCTTTGCAAAGTCCCAGTCGCGCTCATCGTGTGCAGGAACAGCCATGATTGCTCCCGTACCGTAGCTTGTAAGAACGTAGTCAGAAATCCATATAGGAATGAGTTTTCCGTTAAGGGGATTAATTCCGTAACTTCCTGTGAAAACACCGGTCTTTGTTTTTGCAAGGTCGGTGCGTTCAAGGTCGCTCTTTTTTGCAGATGCTTCTACATAAGCCTTTATTTCTGCTTTTTTGTCTTCTGTTGCAAGTTTGTCTACAAGTTTGTGTTCCGGAGCTATGACCATGTAGGTTGCACCAAACAAAGTGTCTGCGCGTGTTGTGTAAACAGTAAGATTTTCAGAAGTCGGTTTTCCGTCAGTTCCGGCAACTGCAAAATTTACTTCGGCACCTTCTGAACGGCCAATCCAGTTTTTCTGCATGAGTTTTACGCTTTCGGGCCAGTCAAGTTCATCAAGATCTTCAATGAGGCGGTCTGCATAAGCCGTTATTTTAAGAATCCACTGACGGATTGTTTTGTGTGTAACTGTAGCACCGCAGCGTTCGCATTTTCCTTCTTTAACTTCTTCATTTGCAAGACCTGTTTTGCAGCTTGGACACCAGTTGATCGGTGTTTCTGCTTCGTAGGCAAGTCCTTTTTTGTAAAGCTGCAGGAAAATCCACTGTGTCCACTTGTAGTAGTCCGGGGTGCAGGTAAGAATGCAGCGGTCCCAGTCGTAGCTGAATCCGAGGGCCTTAATCTGCTGTGTAAAGTGTTCGATATTTTTGAGCGTGGTTGCAGCAGGATGTGTTCCTGTTTTGATAGCATAGTTTTCTGCAGGAAGACCGAATGCATCGTATCCCATTGGGTGAAGAACATTGTATCCGTTCATGCGCAGGTAGCGGCAGTAAATGTCTGTTGCCGTATATCCTTCGGGATGTCCTACATGAAGACCCGCTCCGCTTGGGTAAGGAAACATGTCAAGAATGTATCTGCGTTTTGACTTGGGTACACCGGGTTTTTCTTCTGCACGGAAAGTCTTGTGTTCGTCCCAGTATTTCTGCCATTTTGGCTCAATAGTATTGAATGGGTATGCCATCTCTAAACCTCTTGATTCGATTTTAAACGCGGTAATTATATCACTTTTACAATATTTATAGAAGACTTTGTACTTTTTGATGCATTTTTCATTGTCTAAACCGGCATTAAAAACTGTCTCCATATTAACACGGAATAAAAAATATAC
Proteins encoded in this window:
- a CDS encoding M15 family metallopeptidase translates to MLRKSVVFAVFVPIVLMACTKPAKADASLQKAQSGTEAAVSPELRKLDTVLSVMSERAKEAVTISSKKEFLSDLEAVLTAEKKYRSDDLPLYTLIDKKNPVSADYVPKDLVPLVKNDLFSINRNDLSLRPDAYEALKELSAAALSDGIKILVSSTYRSYKYQENLFNYWVSVDGLEEAERESSRPGTSQHQLGSVIDFGSITDDFAETKMGQWIYANASDYGWSLSFPKGYEDVTGYRWECWHFRFIGKEACAFQKKYFSNIQQFMLEFIDIWKSS
- the leuS gene encoding leucine--tRNA ligase, yielding MAYPFNTIEPKWQKYWDEHKTFRAEEKPGVPKSKRRYILDMFPYPSGAGLHVGHPEGYTATDIYCRYLRMNGYNVLHPMGYDAFGLPAENYAIKTGTHPAATTLKNIEHFTQQIKALGFSYDWDRCILTCTPDYYKWTQWIFLQLYKKGLAYEAETPINWCPSCKTGLANEEVKEGKCERCGATVTHKTIRQWILKITAYADRLIEDLDELDWPESVKLMQKNWIGRSEGAEVNFAVAGTDGKPTSENLTVYTTRADTLFGATYMVIAPEHKLVDKLATEDKKAEIKAYVEASAKKSDLERTDLAKTKTGVFTGSYGINPLNGKLIPIWISDYVLTSYGTGAIMAVPAHDERDWDFAKKFDLPIIKVVATKEEVASLAGGDEAKGAELLRNAAKNPEEYKKLAAAHPEVFDVAAECTSAKDGYAINSEQFTGLPTKETIPGMISWISEKGIGKKAVNYKLRDWVFSRQRYWGEPIPLVHCPKCGTVPLDEKELPLELPNVKTYQPTGTGESPLAGIDNWVNCKCPKCGGSARRETNTMPQWAGSCWYYLRYIDPKNNSEFVSSEKEKYWMPVDLYVGGAEHAVLHLLYARFWHKVLYDLGVVSTKEPFHRLVNQGMITSFAFQRANKSLVPVDQVEETAPGSGIYEAKDDHEKLERVVAKMSKSLKNVVNPDEMIKTYGADSVRMYEMFMGPLTVSKPWNTQGLIGVNRFLDKIWSISEKPVEDIDITAKLEDKALVSLRKTYAKTVKKVTDDTSSLNFNTAISQMMIFINECSKIDRLPRAMWEGFVKMLACYAPHLGEELWQKLGHTETLTYEKWPEFSEDFCKEDSKQIVVMINGKLRDKFEAAAGTAGDTLKEMALETAGAKKFLEGKTIIKTVVVPDKLVNIVAK